The following proteins are encoded in a genomic region of Pseudomonadota bacterium:
- a CDS encoding TIGR04282 family arsenosugar biosynthesis glycosyltransferase, with protein sequence MDSTLILFAKAPVPGQVKTRLIPYLGAEHACALHVHLVRRAIETAKFSRIKHIELWCAPDADHPFFMACRDCYGVSLHRQQGIDLGSRMAGALSKALEHARSALLIGSDCPALTAEDLDAAARALSEGYDAVLGPAADGGYVLIGLKRIAPELFTGIPWGTAQVGDMTRNRMNALALRCWELPVRPDVDRPADLAGLGFGPGQW encoded by the coding sequence GTGGACTCCACCCTCATCCTATTTGCCAAGGCCCCGGTGCCGGGACAGGTCAAGACCCGCCTCATCCCGTATCTGGGTGCCGAGCACGCGTGTGCACTGCACGTGCACCTGGTTCGACGCGCCATCGAGACAGCCAAGTTTTCCCGGATCAAGCACATCGAGCTCTGGTGCGCGCCCGATGCGGACCACCCGTTCTTTATGGCCTGCCGCGACTGCTATGGTGTCTCACTGCATCGGCAGCAGGGTATCGACCTCGGCAGCCGCATGGCAGGGGCACTGTCAAAGGCGCTGGAACACGCTCGTTCGGCACTGCTCATCGGGAGCGACTGCCCAGCCCTGACCGCGGAGGACCTCGATGCCGCCGCGCGTGCCCTCAGCGAGGGCTACGACGCGGTCTTGGGGCCCGCTGCCGATGGCGGCTACGTCCTCATCGGCCTCAAGCGGATCGCCCCCGAGCTGTTCACCGGGATCCCCTGGGGGACCGCGCAGGTCGGCGACATGACGCGCAACCGGATGAACGCCCTGGCCCTGCGCTGTTGGGAGCTGCCGGTACGCCCGGACGTCGATCGCCCGGCTGATCTCGCCGGGCTCGGATTCGGACCGGGGCAGTGGTGA